Proteins encoded by one window of Thermococcus sp. Bubb.Bath:
- a CDS encoding 6-carboxytetrahydropterin synthase gives MGFRISERRISWHKDFDSSHFLALPYESKCLRIHGHTYNVDVEIWGELNENGMVFDFNHLSNLIKLLDHRILVSKDWIARGEEGILVIEKNGKRLEIPEDEAVVLDKPNVTAEYIAEWFAERIVEKAGDNVRKIKVKIWEDPRSYAEVTLER, from the coding sequence ATGGGGTTTAGAATCTCCGAGAGGAGGATAAGCTGGCACAAAGACTTCGACAGCTCGCACTTCCTCGCACTTCCCTACGAGAGTAAGTGCCTCCGCATACACGGGCACACCTACAACGTTGACGTCGAGATATGGGGAGAGCTCAACGAGAACGGTATGGTATTCGACTTCAATCATCTCAGCAACCTGATAAAGCTCCTCGACCACAGGATCCTCGTGAGCAAAGACTGGATCGCAAGGGGGGAGGAGGGGATTCTCGTTATCGAGAAAAACGGGAAGAGGCTCGAAATACCGGAGGATGAAGCAGTAGTACTGGACAAGCCCAACGTTACCGCAGAATACATAGCGGAGTGGTTTGCCGAGAGAATAGTGGAAAAGGCAGGGGACAACGTGAGAAAGATAAAGGTGAAAATATGGGAGGACCCGAGGAGCTACGCGGAAGTAACTCTGGAGAGGTGA
- a CDS encoding P-loop NTPase: MQIAVSGGKGGTGKSTVATNLAVALRKLGVKLTLADLDVEAPNDHILLGVELANEEPVNQFMPRFDYSKCTKCRKCAEVCEEHAIITMRDGTPFLMPTLCSGCRACEIVCPVPGAILEAFRTIGHTYVTPTPYGFTLVTGRLREGEERSMPLVVEARKRAEKVREGLLMVDTAAGTGNTVSKAIEGSKLLIAVTEPTPLGIHDTELILELGRLMGIPTWVVVNRADLGDIEKVRALAEKYGAQIVAEIPYSENIVKSYVEGKPIALTDYPEAEIFKGLADRVAEFIGGDE, translated from the coding sequence TTGCAGATAGCCGTGAGCGGTGGAAAGGGAGGAACCGGAAAGTCAACGGTCGCGACAAACCTCGCCGTTGCACTCAGGAAGCTGGGGGTCAAGCTAACCTTAGCGGACCTTGACGTTGAGGCTCCCAACGACCACATACTCCTCGGCGTGGAGCTGGCCAACGAGGAGCCCGTGAACCAGTTCATGCCACGCTTTGACTACTCGAAGTGCACCAAATGTAGAAAGTGTGCCGAGGTATGTGAGGAGCACGCCATCATAACCATGCGCGATGGAACGCCTTTCCTGATGCCAACGCTCTGTTCGGGCTGCAGGGCCTGTGAGATAGTCTGTCCTGTACCAGGAGCCATCCTGGAAGCGTTCAGAACAATCGGCCACACCTACGTAACCCCAACACCCTACGGGTTCACCCTCGTAACGGGAAGACTGAGGGAAGGCGAGGAAAGGTCAATGCCCCTTGTAGTCGAGGCAAGAAAGAGGGCCGAGAAAGTTAGAGAGGGTCTTCTAATGGTGGACACAGCAGCCGGGACTGGCAACACAGTTTCCAAGGCCATCGAGGGCTCAAAGCTCCTCATTGCAGTCACCGAACCAACTCCCCTCGGAATCCACGACACGGAACTTATCCTCGAACTCGGAAGGCTCATGGGCATCCCAACGTGGGTAGTAGTCAACAGGGCGGACCTTGGCGATATAGAAAAGGTCCGCGCTCTCGCGGAGAAGTACGGCGCCCAAATCGTTGCTGAGATTCCATACAGCGAGAACATAGTTAAAAGCTACGTTGAGGGAAAGCCGATAGCCCTCACGGATTATCCCGAAGCGGAGATATTCAAAGGCCTCGCCGATAGGGTTGCGGAGTTCATCGGGGGTGATGAGTGA
- a CDS encoding DUF134 domain-containing protein, which produces MPGGSGRGWGRGRGRRRKMRNIGLIPETRHFYPATPPFSQPKPPIFITYEEFEALRLVDYEGLTQEDAGRRMGVSRGTVWRALSSARKKVAQMLVEGREIIILPHGNELPVETEEE; this is translated from the coding sequence ATGCCAGGGGGGTCTGGAAGAGGCTGGGGCCGCGGAAGGGGCCGGAGGAGAAAGATGCGGAACATAGGCCTCATCCCCGAGACCAGACATTTCTATCCGGCCACACCTCCATTTTCCCAACCAAAACCTCCGATTTTCATAACCTATGAGGAGTTCGAGGCCCTCAGACTAGTGGACTACGAGGGACTGACCCAGGAAGATGCAGGGAGGAGAATGGGTGTCTCCCGTGGAACTGTTTGGAGGGCTCTGAGTTCCGCCCGGAAGAAAGTGGCCCAGATGCTCGTTGAGGGAAGGGAAATCATAATTCTCCCACATGGAAACGAATTACCCGTTGAAACGGAAGAAGAGTAA
- a CDS encoding P-loop NTPase — MQIAIASGKGGVGKSTITASLLYLLKDEYSFVAVDADAEAPNLGLLLGVTKWDEEREHLGAKVARINTESCIRCGICYERCPYGCIYIDDEGNYVVNELTCEGCNVCGLVCPVGGTISLEEVRSGVIQKATTKYGFPLISAQLDVGKPESGKLVTDEKEWAKKLMEEKGLEHMIVDSAAGIGCQVIASLGGADVAILIAEPTPASLSDVQRAYKVVQHFREPAYLIINKADINPDFNGLEKWAEREGIPILGRIPYDRAIPESMSMLKPVVEAFPDSKASRAIEGIAETIKEELLG, encoded by the coding sequence ATGCAGATAGCGATAGCGAGCGGCAAGGGCGGCGTCGGGAAGAGCACGATAACGGCTTCACTCCTCTACCTGCTGAAGGACGAGTACTCCTTTGTTGCGGTTGATGCCGACGCGGAGGCTCCAAACCTTGGCCTCCTCCTGGGAGTAACGAAATGGGATGAGGAGAGGGAGCACTTAGGAGCCAAAGTAGCGAGGATAAACACTGAGAGCTGCATAAGGTGCGGCATCTGCTACGAGCGCTGTCCCTATGGATGCATCTACATCGACGACGAGGGCAACTACGTGGTGAACGAACTCACCTGTGAGGGTTGCAATGTCTGCGGCCTCGTCTGCCCTGTGGGGGGGACGATAAGTCTGGAGGAGGTTCGCTCCGGCGTTATCCAGAAAGCAACCACCAAGTACGGCTTCCCCTTAATTTCGGCTCAGCTTGACGTCGGAAAACCTGAGAGCGGGAAGCTCGTCACTGATGAAAAGGAGTGGGCGAAGAAGCTCATGGAGGAGAAAGGTCTTGAACACATGATAGTCGATTCCGCGGCGGGAATAGGATGTCAGGTCATAGCGAGCCTCGGAGGGGCTGACGTGGCTATACTCATAGCCGAGCCTACCCCAGCTTCGCTCAGCGACGTGCAGAGAGCCTACAAGGTCGTCCAGCACTTCAGGGAACCGGCATACCTCATCATCAACAAGGCCGACATCAACCCAGACTTCAATGGCTTGGAAAAGTGGGCAGAGAGGGAAGGCATCCCGATACTGGGAAGAATCCCCTACGACAGGGCGATACCTGAGAGCATGAGCATGCTGAAGCCGGTTGTGGAGGCTTTCCCAGACTCAAAAGCTTCACGGGCCATAGAGGGGATAGCGGAAACAATAAAGGAAGAGCTCCTCGGATGA
- a CDS encoding PPC domain-containing DNA-binding protein — MRFSKGRNFLFRIPEGEELLSYINRFAEEHNVLIGTINAIGSLRHPKIGYFDENAGEYKMIELEGTFELVSLMGNISLKDGKPFAHIHVSLGGPDGRLYGGHLVEGEVFVAEVFIQEFLGEPLERKPQGNGLILWDAGV; from the coding sequence ATGAGGTTTTCAAAGGGAAGGAACTTTCTTTTCAGGATTCCAGAGGGAGAAGAGCTTCTGAGTTACATAAACCGCTTCGCCGAGGAGCACAATGTTCTCATAGGAACCATCAACGCGATAGGAAGCCTGAGGCACCCGAAGATCGGCTACTTCGATGAGAACGCCGGAGAATACAAGATGATCGAACTGGAGGGAACCTTCGAGCTGGTTTCCTTGATGGGAAATATAAGCCTCAAGGATGGAAAGCCCTTCGCGCACATCCACGTTTCGCTCGGCGGCCCGGACGGGAGACTCTACGGCGGCCATTTGGTTGAAGGGGAGGTCTTCGTTGCCGAAGTCTTCATCCAGGAGTTCCTTGGAGAACCTCTGGAGAGGAAGCCCCAGGGGAACGGATTGATCTTATGGGACGCGGGGGTATAG